In Niallia sp. FSL W8-0635, one genomic interval encodes:
- the thiS gene encoding sulfur carrier protein ThiS — protein MNIQLNGKEQQLPKDVATVEDLLCLFELNNRIVIVEINRDILQKDQYQTYILKERDRVELIHFVGGG, from the coding sequence TTGAACATACAATTGAATGGTAAGGAACAGCAATTACCAAAAGATGTAGCCACAGTGGAGGATTTGTTGTGTTTATTTGAGTTAAATAATCGTATTGTCATAGTAGAAATAAATAGAGATATTTTACAAAAAGATCAATACCAAACTTATATATTGAAAGAAAGAGATAGAGTAGAATTAATCCATTTTGTTGGAGGAGGGTAA
- a CDS encoding thiazole synthase: MLKIANRTFQSRLLLGTGKYPSFEVQKKAVEVSESEILTFAVRRMNIFEESQPNFLEQLDLTRYTLLPNTAGAKNAEEAVRIAKLAKASGLCDMIKVEVIGCDKSLLPDPIETLKASEQLLEEGFIVLPYTSDDVVLAKRLEQLGVHAIMPGASPIGSGKGIINPLNLQFIIEQSTIPVIVDAGVGSPKDAAYAMELGADGVLLNTAVSNAKDPVTMALAMKLAIEAGRLGYEAGRIEEKNFGVASSPLTGMITS; the protein is encoded by the coding sequence ATGTTAAAAATAGCAAATCGTACTTTTCAATCTCGTTTACTACTGGGAACAGGGAAATATCCATCATTTGAGGTGCAAAAAAAGGCTGTGGAAGTATCTGAAAGTGAGATTCTAACTTTTGCTGTGCGCAGGATGAATATATTTGAAGAATCACAGCCGAACTTTTTAGAGCAATTAGATTTAACTCGTTATACACTACTTCCTAATACTGCTGGAGCAAAAAATGCAGAAGAAGCGGTGAGAATTGCGAAGCTTGCAAAGGCATCCGGATTATGTGACATGATCAAAGTAGAAGTAATCGGTTGTGACAAATCGTTGCTGCCAGATCCGATAGAAACGTTAAAAGCTTCTGAACAGCTATTAGAAGAAGGATTTATTGTGTTGCCTTATACTTCTGATGATGTGGTGCTTGCGAAAAGGCTAGAGCAGCTAGGTGTACATGCCATTATGCCAGGTGCTTCACCAATTGGGTCTGGGAAAGGAATTATTAATCCATTAAATTTACAATTCATCATAGAACAAAGCACGATACCTGTTATTGTTGATGCGGGAGTCGGTTCTCCTAAGGATGCAGCATATGCAATGGAGCTTGGAGCAGATGGGGTGCTTTTGAATACGGCGGTTTCAAATGCGAAAGATCCAGTTACAATGGCTCTCGCTATGAAGCTAGCTATCGAGGCAGGCAGACTAGGATATGAAGCAGGGAGAATAGAAGAGAAAAATTTTGGAGTTGCGAGTAGTCCGTTGACAGGGATGATTACATCTTGA
- a CDS encoding ThiF family adenylyltransferase produces MTSRFMKQELFIGKDGQRNIENSHAVILGAGALGSAVSEMLVRAGIGKLTIIDRDYVEQSNLQRQQLYTEEDAAKKLPKAIAAKKRLKEISGYTLIESIVEDINYQTIEKFIHGASILIDGTDNFETRLVINDAAIKHQIPFIFGACVGSYGLSYPVVGGNVPCLHCLIDKLPSQQVTCDTAGVISPIVQWVAAMQVSQAMQILSGKTILPVLRSFDIWKMEYVEMNVAKLRNNSCPTCGIEADFPYLSFRNQTKVAVLCGRDAVHIRPPMSKELDLYELSQQWKSLVVHLTANPYLLSFHYDAYRVILFKDGRAIIHGTSEESVAKSIYAKLIG; encoded by the coding sequence TTGACTAGTCGTTTTATGAAACAGGAATTATTTATTGGAAAAGATGGGCAAAGGAATATTGAAAATAGTCATGCTGTTATTTTAGGAGCAGGTGCCTTAGGTTCGGCAGTATCTGAGATGTTAGTCAGAGCTGGAATAGGAAAACTAACCATTATCGATCGAGATTATGTGGAACAAAGTAATCTCCAAAGACAACAGCTATATACAGAAGAGGATGCTGCGAAAAAGCTTCCTAAAGCAATTGCGGCTAAGAAGAGACTAAAGGAAATTAGTGGTTATACTCTAATAGAATCGATTGTGGAGGATATAAACTACCAAACTATTGAAAAATTCATTCATGGTGCTTCCATTTTAATAGATGGAACGGATAATTTTGAAACGAGGCTTGTAATAAATGATGCTGCGATTAAGCATCAAATTCCTTTTATATTTGGCGCTTGTGTCGGGAGCTATGGGCTTTCTTATCCAGTTGTTGGAGGGAATGTTCCGTGTCTCCATTGCTTGATTGACAAGCTTCCTTCTCAGCAAGTCACATGTGATACAGCAGGGGTCATAAGTCCAATTGTTCAGTGGGTTGCTGCAATGCAAGTATCACAAGCAATGCAAATTCTGTCAGGTAAAACGATATTGCCAGTCCTTCGTTCTTTTGATATTTGGAAAATGGAATATGTGGAAATGAATGTCGCGAAATTAAGAAATAATAGTTGTCCTACATGTGGAATAGAAGCAGATTTCCCATATTTATCTTTTCGAAACCAAACGAAAGTAGCTGTACTATGTGGGCGGGATGCTGTTCATATTCGTCCACCTATGTCAAAGGAATTGGATTTGTATGAGCTTTCTCAGCAGTGGAAGTCACTTGTGGTACATTTAACGGCCAATCCTTATTTATTATCTTTTCATTAT